Sequence from the Synechococcales cyanobacterium T60_A2020_003 genome:
CTGGTGGCCATCGCCCTTACGGTTCCGCTGATTGTGCCTTGGCATCGGATCTCGTCTTTTTTAACCCATCCGTCTACTCGAACGGCGATCGCTGGATACATCATTATGGTTGGCGTTGCCTATTACCTGCTCCTCAAAAACGTTTGGAATCCCCAAGGGTTACAGCTCTTTGTGCATCATCTGCTGCATAGCGTGATTCCGATTGCCTATGTGATGTTCTGGGCTATGTTTGTACCTAAAACTCGACTGCAATGGCGCGATTTGCTGGTCTGGTTGATCTATCCGCTCATCTATTTGGCGATCGCCCTGATGCGCGGTGCCCTGTTCAACTGGTATCCCTATCCCTTTTTAGAGGTGGATAAACTCGGCTATCCAGAGGTTTTGTGGAATTCTCTAGAGTTATTGCTAGGGTTTGCGGTCGTTAGCCTGGGGTTAATTGGCATCGGTCGCCTGGCGGGGTATTGGCTTAAACAAAATCAGTAGATCGACAATAAGTGTATTTCTCAATGAATCCTGGCTTTGACCCTCCTAAATCCCCCTACCCTTCGGGAAGCCGCTTTGCGTCTATAAAAAGGGGGATTTCAAGCCATCTTTGGCTCGGGTTCCCCCTTCCGGAAGGGAGGCTAGGGGT
This genomic interval carries:
- a CDS encoding Pr6Pr family membrane protein; protein product: MASPIQSSRFSLATTLYAALTGGLTWIAVVLQFHITTNKAIEDGLGFWIGATRYFGYFTVLTNLLVAIALTVPLIVPWHRISSFLTHPSTRTAIAGYIIMVGVAYYLLLKNVWNPQGLQLFVHHLLHSVIPIAYVMFWAMFVPKTRLQWRDLLVWLIYPLIYLAIALMRGALFNWYPYPFLEVDKLGYPEVLWNSLELLLGFAVVSLGLIGIGRLAGYWLKQNQ